The segment TAATGACTTTCATTTGCGTGTGATATACTGAAAGGGTGTGTATGATTTGATTCCTATTTATAGGTCTTGTCGATAGAGCAGGCAGGCGTCGCCATAGCTGAGGAAGCGGTACTGCACATCAGCGAGGGCATGCTCGTAGAGCGTACGCCAACGGGGACCGATAAGTGCCGAGACAAGCAGCAGGAGCGTACTCTTCGGCTGGTGAAAGTTGGTCACCAAGATGTCTACCATATGATACTGATAGCCTGGGGCAATGAGTAGCGCCGTGGAGAAGGTGAGCCGACCAAGCCCTCTGTGGCGAGCATAGCAGAGCAAGATCTCCAGAGCCTCACGACGTGACGGCAACGCAGCGCCACAACTCTGACGCATACGATAGCTATACCACTGATCTAGGTGAAAGGGCTCTGCCACGTCCCCACCCTCCTGCGCAGCTTGCTGCAGCGCAACGGCATACCAGTAGAGACTCTCCAGGGTGCGTACAGAGGTCGTCCCAATGGGTACAAAGGGGCTATCAATATGCTCTAAGAGAGTCTCCAGCGTTGCGGTCGGCACGCTGCAATACTCACTGTGCATCTGATGCTCAGCGACCTGACGTCCCTTGACTGGGAGGAAGGTACCCGCACCGACATGGAGCGTTAGCTCAGTGATGCGATGCCCCTCGGCTAGAAGCCTGTCATCGAGCTCTGGCGTGAAGTGCAGGCCCGCTGTCGGCGCCGCCACGGAGCCCTCAATACGCGCGTAGACGGTCTGATAGTCGGTGAGATCGCTGCTCTCGGTCTCTCGATTGAGGTAAGGGGGGATGGGTAACTGACCGCACAGCTCTAGTATCTCGCCAAAGCTCTTGGTCTCGTCGCTCCAGCTGAAGGTGACTACGTCTGGCGTCTCCACCGCCCTACTCGCTTGTAACGTGATAGTTTGTCCTCCAGCTAATGGGAGCGTACAGGAGATAGTCTGCTCGGGGCGCCACTTCTTCGAGTTGCCCACAAGGCAGTGCCAGGAGCATGAGCCGAGTGATGATAGACTCTCCTCGTAGCTGACAGGTCTGTATGGGTCTAAGCAAAGTATCTCGATGCGGGCACCCGTGGCTTTGACAAAGAAGATGCGCGCCTTGATGACCCGCGTGTTATTGCGAATGAGGAGCGCATGAGGCGGGAGCAGTTGTGGCAGCTCGGCAAAGGTGTGATCCTCTAGCCTCCCTGTGGCATCGCTCATGAGGAGCCGGCACTGGTCACGCTCCGCCAGCGGATGCTCTGCGATACGCTCATCGGGGAGGGGGTAGTCGTAGTCGTTGATATCTATATCGACCCAGTGCTGCGTATGAGGCTTGTCACACATACTCTCGATCCTCTGATTTGTTTTTGCGGTACTACTCAAGCGTCACGTAGCAAGACTCCTGCAGCTTAGGCTCAACGACGACACGCTGCATCACGCCGTCACGCAAGTAGTCGATGACGACACCAGTGCGGGGAGCTGTCGTGATCCAGGGATTGAAGGCAAAGAGGTAGCTAAAGCCTCCGAAGTACTTATCCTTGTCCAGTAGCTTAGCAACTCGGGCGTAGTCTTCCGCATCCCAATAGCGACAATTGGTTGGTCCATCTTTGATCGCAAAGGGACGCTCATGTGTGCGGCAGGACATGCTCTTCTTGACAAATGCTAGATAACCCTTAGAGAGTTCGTCGGCCGTGCCTATATGACGACCATTGATAGCTACAATCTCGTCACCAGCACGTAGCCCAGCCTCGGCAGCGGGTGAGTGGGGAGACAGCGAGTGGATGGTTGAGATATTATTTGCCTGATAGTTGATCCCTAACGACAGATACCTATGGGTGGCAAAGCGCACGACAAGTGAATTGAAGTAGCGGGTGAAGGGAAACTGCAAGAGCATCACCGGCACCGTCAGGGCGGTGTAGTCGGTCAGCAGATAGTCGTCAGAGAGTAGCTCCTCGGCTTCGCTCGTCCATAGCATCTTGTGCTCGTTGACACCACTAT is part of the Porphyromonas asaccharolytica DSM 20707 genome and harbors:
- a CDS encoding S-adenosylmethionine:tRNA ribosyltransferase-isomerase, which codes for MCDKPHTQHWVDIDINDYDYPLPDERIAEHPLAERDQCRLLMSDATGRLEDHTFAELPQLLPPHALLIRNNTRVIKARIFFVKATGARIEILCLDPYRPVSYEESLSSLGSCSWHCLVGNSKKWRPEQTISCTLPLAGGQTITLQASRAVETPDVVTFSWSDETKSFGEILELCGQLPIPPYLNRETESSDLTDYQTVYARIEGSVAAPTAGLHFTPELDDRLLAEGHRITELTLHVGAGTFLPVKGRQVAEHQMHSEYCSVPTATLETLLEHIDSPFVPIGTTSVRTLESLYWYAVALQQAAQEGGDVAEPFHLDQWYSYRMRQSCGAALPSRREALEILLCYARHRGLGRLTFSTALLIAPGYQYHMVDILVTNFHQPKSTLLLLVSALIGPRWRTLYEHALADVQYRFLSYGDACLLYRQDL